The following is a genomic window from Mesotoga sp. Brook.08.105.5.1.
AGTTCACAGGGAAAGGTTGAAAGTCCTGCATACAAGTTTGTCAAGGAAGACGGCAGCGAAATATACGTAGCAATAGGAATCGCGGTCGGTTATGGCGGAGATGTAAAGACGATGGCTGCCTTCGTCAGTGGACCAAACGGAGTTAGCCTTAACGCAATAAAAGTTCTCGAGTACTCGCAAGAGACCCCAGGACTTGGAGCCAATATTGCTAACGATGTCGTCCAGCAGAGGTTCTTCCCTATAGCTAGTAAGGGCCTTGACAAGGGCGTAAGGGTTGACAAAGACGCAGGAGTGACTCCCTCAGGAGATCAGATAGAGATTAGAAAGCAAGAAGACGGAATAGTCACAGTAAGTGACGTGATGACTGGAGCGACGATAACTCCAAGAGCCGTCGCATTCTCACTAAATGCTATATCCGAGTTCTTGGAAAAGGCAGGTGTTCGATAATGGCTGAATCTAAGTTCAAAGTCCTCACAAACGGAATCTTCAAGCAGAATCCGATTTTCATTCAGGTTCTGGGAATGTGTCCGACTCTAGCCACTACGACTAGCGCTGAGAATGGTCTTGGCATGGGGCTAGCAACGACTGCCGTTCTAGCAATGTCGAACATTACGATCTCTCTCGTAAGGAAGTTCATTCCGGACAAGATCAGAATCCCTTCGTACATTGTGATAATTGCTTCCTTTGTAACTATGATCGATATGCTGATGCATGGTTTCATCTATGATCTCTGGAAGACTCTGGGATTGTTCATCCCTCTGATTGTGGTGAACTGTATCATTCTCGGTAGAGCAGAGGCCTTTGCTTCAAAGAACGGTGTCTTCAGATCCTTCCTGGATGGGCTCGGAATGGGACTTGGTTTTACCGCCTCTCTGGTCTTGCTGGGCTCAGTAAGAGAGTTTCTCGGTAATGGCTCAATCTTCAACTACCACCTTTCGGATGTGAAGATGTTTGCCATGATACTCCCTCCAGGTGCATTCATTGCTCTGGGAATGCTTGCCGCATTCTTCAACTACCTTGGAATAAGGCGTAGCAAACCTAAGAAGGCAGCAAAATGAGGAGGGTTGACTGATGGCTACCAGATTGGTTTTCATATTTCTTTCAGCAATTCTAATAAACAACTTCGTTCTATCTAGATTTCTAGGAATATGTCCGTTCCTCGGTGTTTCGAAGAAGACAGATACAGCTGTTGGAATGAGCATAGCCGTTACATTTGTAATGATCATGGCTTCAATAATCACATGGCTCTTGAACATCGCGCTTGACGCGCTGGGTATTCCTTTTCT
Proteins encoded in this region:
- a CDS encoding RnfABCDGE type electron transport complex subunit G, encoding MREYLKTGITLMVITIIAALVLSVVYTVVKEPIANAELGAKLKAIREVLTDAETGELLIAAENIPETASELAEFEWFPAGFDSSEGIIYTATSSQGKVESPAYKFVKEDGSEIYVAIGIAVGYGGDVKTMAAFVSGPNGVSLNAIKVLEYSQETPGLGANIANDVVQQRFFPIASKGLDKGVRVDKDAGVTPSGDQIEIRKQEDGIVTVSDVMTGATITPRAVAFSLNAISEFLEKAGVR
- a CDS encoding electron transport complex subunit E; amino-acid sequence: MAESKFKVLTNGIFKQNPIFIQVLGMCPTLATTTSAENGLGMGLATTAVLAMSNITISLVRKFIPDKIRIPSYIVIIASFVTMIDMLMHGFIYDLWKTLGLFIPLIVVNCIILGRAEAFASKNGVFRSFLDGLGMGLGFTASLVLLGSVREFLGNGSIFNYHLSDVKMFAMILPPGAFIALGMLAAFFNYLGIRRSKPKKAAK